In Fundulus heteroclitus isolate FHET01 chromosome 18, MU-UCD_Fhet_4.1, whole genome shotgun sequence, a single genomic region encodes these proteins:
- the LOC105915878 gene encoding LOW QUALITY PROTEIN: mitochondrial intermediate peptidase (The sequence of the model RefSeq protein was modified relative to this genomic sequence to represent the inferred CDS: deleted 1 base in 1 codon) has translation MSASQRLLHLVKYRSLWTHARRKVTTWSPVGAAFNAKPRRRLELFEKNVGLFGVPELSCPAGFQAATETALRKTEVLLHKACSCPPGVETVECFDQLSDGLCKVADLADFIKVAHPDPAYREAAERTCVEIGTVVEKLNTNVELCKSLKNLLDNPKVAAELDPDTKRVAELFMFDFEISGIHLDDKLRKEAVALHVKLLDLNNEFLIGSHVPNRIAKSAIPQHLQVHFASEGSFIQIGGLHADSPDDLLREIAYRIYLYPNADLMECLEELLKCRYKLAKLVGYDSYGHRALKGTMAKNPETVMSFLRLLTDKLSHRTEKDFRMMRDMKKRLNPRNAEVMPWDHPFLSGVLRAERYNIEPSLYSPYLSLGACMEGLNNLFSRLYGVSLMSEQPGAGEVWSEDVRKLAVVHETEGLLGHIYCDFFHRRDKPHQDCHFTIQGGRWCQETDQYQLPVVVLMLSLPHPTKSAPTLLTPGMMENLFHEMGHAMHSMLGRTRYQHVTGTRCATDFAEVPSILMEYFATDYRVISQFARHYETGQPLPESMVARLCESKKVCGAADTQLQVFYAALDQIYHGKPQNRSTTEILKETQEKFYGLPYIPNTAWQLRFSHLIGYGAKYYSYLMSRAVASMVWKQCFVQDPLNRDMGERYRREMLAHGGAKEPMLMVEGMLQRRPSIEDFVDALVSELDPNFETFLMDSES, from the exons ATGTCCGCATCACAGAGGCTGCTTCACCTGGTGAAGTACAGGAGTCTGTGGACCCATGCGCGGAGAAAAGTCACCACCTGGTCTCCTGTTGGGGCTGCTTTCAATGCCAAACCACGCCGGAGGCTGGAACTGTTTGAGAAAAACGTG GGCTTGTTTGGGGTGCCAGAGCTCAGCTGTCCTGCAGGCTTCCAGGCAGCCACAGAAACAGCCCTGAGAAAG ACTGAAGTGCTGCTGCACAAAGCCTGCTCCTGCCCTCCAGGTGTGGAGACCGTCGAGTGCTTCGACCAGCTCTCAGATGGGTTGTGCAAAGTGGCTGATCTG GCAGACTTTATAAAAGTGGCCCATCCAGACCCGGCGTACcgtgaagctgcagagaggaccTGCGTAGAGATCGGCACGGTCGTGGAGAA GCTGAACACTAATGTTGAGTTATGCAAGAGCCTGAAGAATTTACTGGACAACCCAAAAGTTGCGGCAGAGCTGGACCCAGACACAAA GCGCGTGGCAGAGTTATTCATGTTTGACTTTGAAATCAGTGGAATTCATCTGGATGATAAACTG AGGAAAGAGGCCGTCGCTCTTCACGTTAAGCTCCTGGATCTGAATAACGAGTTTCTGATTGGCTCCCATGTGCCCAACAGAATCGCCAAGTCTGCGATTCCCCAACACCTCCAGGTCCACTTTGCAAGCGAGGGAAGCTTCATTCAGATTGGAGGATTACATGCAGATTCCCCCGATGACTTG CTACGAGAGATCGCGTACAGGATCTACCTGTATCCCAACGCCGACCTGATGGAgtgtctggaggagctgctgaagtgCAGGTATAAGCTGGCCAAACTGGTCGGCTATGACTCCTACGGACACAGGGCGCTGAAGGGAACCATGGCCAAAAATCCAG AAACGGTGATGAGCTTTCTCCGGTTGTTAACAGACAAACTGTCACACAG AACAGAAAAAGATTTTCGGATGATGAGAGACATGAAGAAGAGGCTCAACCCTCGTAatgct gAGGTAATGCCCTGGGATCATCCGTTCCTCAGCGGTGTCCTGCGTGCTGAAAG GTACAACATTGAGCCGAGCCTGTACAGTCCCTACCTGTCTCTCGGTGCTTGCATGGAGGGTTTGAACAACCTTTTCTCCCGGCTGTACGGCGTCTCCCTCATGTCGGAACAGCCCGGCGCTGGAGAAGTGTGGAGCGAGGACGTCCGCAAACTG gCTGTGGTGCATGAAACTGAAGGATTATTGGGACATATCTACTGTGACTTTTTCCACAGACGAGATAAACCTCACCAG GACTGTCACTTCACCATCCAGGGGGGGCGCTGGTGCCAGGAAACCGACCAGTACCAGCTGCCGGTTGTGGTGCTGATGCTGAGCCTCCCCCACCCCACCAAGAGCGCGCCCACCCTGCTCACCCCAGGCATGATGGAGAACCTCTTCCACGAGATGGGCCACGCCATGCACTCCATGCTGGGCAGGACCCGCTACCAACACGTGACAG GAACCAGGTGTGCGACTGATTTCGCTGAGGTGCCCTCCATCCTCATGGAGTACTTTGCCACAGACTATCGGGTAATCAGCCAGTTCGCCCGTCATTATGAGACCGGACAG CCTCTGCCTGAAAGCATGGTGGCTCGCCTGTGTGAGTCCAAGAAGGTGTGCGGAGCGGCAGACACCCAGCTGCAG gttTTCTATGCGGCCTTGGACCAGATCTACCACGGCAAACCGCAGAACCGCTCCACAACCGAAATCCTCAAGGAGACGCAGGAGAAGTTCTATGGCTTGCCTTATATACCCAACACG GCGTGGCAGCTGAGATTCAGCCACCTGATTGGCTATGGGGCCAAGTACTACTCGTACCTCATGTCGCGGGCCGTGGCCTCCATGGTGTGGAAGCAGTGCTTTGTTCAGGATCCATTAAACAG GGACATGGGCGAGCGTTACCGACGGGAGATGCTGGCCCACGGAGGAGCCAAAGAGCCCATGCTGATGGTGGAAG